A portion of the Methanofollis sp. genome contains these proteins:
- the nadC gene encoding carboxylating nicotinate-nucleotide diphosphorylase, translated as MVDARMLLSFLEEDTPFGDITCDAVIPADLTASAVIRAKEACVIAGLEEAALLFSHLGAGVVTPVRDGERVAAGTVVMEIRGPARAVLVAERTALNIMGRMSGIATAAREAVDAVRAVNPAVRVASTRKTCPGLRTLDKKAAVLGGAASHRFSLSDMVMIKDNHLALVGLEEAVRRAKAHSPYHKVEVEVESAKDAVRAAEYGADIVLLDNMTPEAVRSAVAALMAAGLRERVVVEISGGITRATLPLYAGAGADIISMGALTHSVRNVDVSLDVVPDRE; from the coding sequence ATGGTCGATGCACGTATGCTCCTCTCCTTCCTGGAGGAGGACACCCCCTTCGGCGATATCACCTGCGATGCCGTCATCCCTGCGGACCTCACGGCATCGGCCGTGATCAGGGCGAAGGAGGCGTGCGTCATCGCCGGCCTGGAGGAGGCGGCGCTCCTCTTCTCCCACCTCGGCGCCGGCGTCGTCACCCCTGTGAGGGACGGCGAGAGAGTGGCCGCGGGGACGGTCGTCATGGAGATCAGGGGGCCGGCCCGCGCGGTCCTCGTTGCCGAGAGGACGGCCCTCAATATCATGGGGCGGATGAGCGGGATCGCGACCGCGGCACGCGAGGCTGTGGACGCGGTGCGGGCGGTCAACCCGGCGGTGCGGGTCGCCTCCACCAGGAAGACCTGCCCCGGCCTCAGGACACTTGACAAGAAGGCCGCTGTGCTCGGCGGCGCCGCGTCGCACCGCTTCTCCCTCTCCGATATGGTCATGATCAAGGACAACCACCTCGCCCTGGTGGGCCTGGAGGAGGCGGTGCGGCGGGCGAAGGCGCACTCCCCCTACCACAAGGTGGAGGTCGAGGTGGAGTCGGCAAAAGACGCCGTCAGGGCGGCGGAGTACGGCGCCGACATCGTCCTCCTGGACAACATGACGCCCGAGGCGGTCAGGTCGGCGGTGGCCGCCCTCATGGCCGCGGGCCTGAGGGAGAGGGTGGTCGTCGAGATCTCGGGCGGGATCACCCGCGCCACCCTTCCCCTCTATGCCGGTGCCGGGGCCGACATCATCAGCATGGGCGCCCTCACCCACTCGGTCAGGAACGTCGACGTCAGCCTGGACGTCGTGCCGGACAGGGAGTGA